From Saccharothrix espanaensis DSM 44229, the proteins below share one genomic window:
- a CDS encoding FAD-dependent oxidoreductase — MDTTTAHESLWLLDAARRYPPVTDTAVDVAVVGAGVVGVTTALLLKRAGLRVALIEADRIGAGTSGNNTAKVTALQATVYSEITKAHNVETAADYATASLAGVAAVAGFAEGADCDLRRMPAYTFAFSREEVAGVDEEADAAFDAGLPVARDRGELMGVPFEVFHAVRLDDQLAVHPVKYLRALAEQVDGDGSHVFEGSRVTGIDSDDPCSVNTAFGTVYANRVVVATHYPLLDRGGYFARLETVRAYCVAARLRTGTPPTGMAISAGTPSWSITSHGDQVIVSGRSHPTGSLEDEPYRALSDFARKHWDVAEITHRWSAQDVVAFDSLPMFGSYAPGSDRLYVATGFRKWGLSGGTAAALALTGELTGRPEPWAGRFTPHRLSLKSTPTLLRKNAEVVVDLVGDRLKPGEVGSAEEVPRGTGRLVRRGLGKVGVFRDEQGDLHVVSARCTHLGCLVRFNDAERSWDCPCHGSRFGVDGDVLEGPATDPLPTLDPDV; from the coding sequence ATGGACACCACCACCGCGCACGAGTCCCTCTGGCTGCTCGACGCCGCGCGCCGATACCCGCCCGTCACCGACACAGCGGTGGACGTGGCGGTGGTCGGCGCGGGCGTCGTCGGCGTCACCACCGCACTGCTGCTCAAACGCGCCGGCCTGCGCGTCGCCCTGATCGAGGCCGACCGGATCGGGGCGGGGACCAGTGGCAACAACACCGCGAAGGTGACCGCCCTGCAGGCCACGGTCTACTCGGAGATCACGAAGGCGCACAACGTCGAGACGGCGGCCGACTACGCCACCGCGAGCCTCGCCGGCGTGGCGGCGGTGGCCGGGTTCGCGGAGGGGGCCGACTGCGACCTGCGGCGGATGCCCGCCTACACCTTCGCCTTCAGCCGGGAGGAGGTGGCCGGGGTCGACGAGGAAGCCGACGCCGCGTTCGACGCCGGGCTGCCCGTCGCCCGGGACCGGGGCGAGCTGATGGGCGTGCCGTTCGAGGTCTTCCACGCGGTGCGGTTGGACGACCAGTTGGCCGTGCACCCGGTGAAGTACCTGCGGGCGCTGGCGGAGCAGGTGGACGGCGACGGTTCGCACGTGTTCGAGGGCAGCCGCGTCACCGGGATCGATTCCGACGACCCCTGCTCGGTGAACACGGCGTTCGGGACGGTCTACGCGAACCGCGTGGTCGTGGCGACCCACTACCCGCTGTTGGACCGGGGCGGGTACTTCGCGCGACTGGAGACCGTACGGGCGTACTGCGTGGCGGCACGGCTGCGCACCGGCACCCCGCCCACGGGGATGGCGATCAGCGCGGGTACGCCCAGCTGGTCCATCACCTCGCACGGCGACCAGGTGATCGTGTCGGGCCGGAGTCACCCGACCGGGTCGCTGGAGGACGAGCCGTACCGGGCGTTGTCGGACTTCGCGCGCAAGCACTGGGACGTCGCGGAGATCACCCACCGGTGGTCGGCCCAAGACGTCGTGGCGTTCGACAGCCTGCCGATGTTCGGCTCCTACGCGCCCGGCTCCGACCGGCTGTACGTGGCCACCGGGTTCCGCAAGTGGGGCCTGTCCGGCGGCACCGCCGCGGCCCTCGCCCTGACCGGCGAGCTCACCGGCCGGCCGGAGCCGTGGGCCGGGAGGTTCACCCCGCACCGGCTGTCCCTCAAGTCGACACCGACCCTGCTGCGCAAGAACGCCGAAGTGGTCGTGGACCTGGTCGGCGACCGGCTCAAGCCCGGCGAGGTGGGCTCCGCCGAGGAGGTCCCGCGCGGAACCGGCCGGCTGGTGCGCAGGGGGCTGGGCAAGGTGGGGGTGTTCCGCGACGAGCAAGGCGACCTGCACGTGGTCTCGGCGCGGTGCACCCACCTGGGCTGCCTGGTCCGCTTCAACGACGCCGAGCGCAGTTGGGACTGCCCCTGCCACGGGTCGCGCTTCGGGGTCGACGGCGACGTCCTGGAAGGCCCGGCGACCGATCCGCTCCCGACCCTCGACCCGGACGTCTGA
- a CDS encoding DUF6480 family protein: MGTTESRDTPPDPDPARTPGLEPGGGVAPGDTPPDSGQTSGLSHPQPMPSRRAPVITLAAVIVVTLLVVAFVIAQLMGWLTSF, encoded by the coding sequence ATGGGCACAACCGAGTCGCGTGACACCCCGCCTGATCCGGACCCGGCGCGCACGCCGGGTCTCGAACCCGGAGGTGGGGTCGCGCCGGGCGACACCCCGCCCGACTCGGGGCAGACCTCGGGTCTGTCCCACCCGCAGCCGATGCCGTCCCGCCGGGCCCCGGTCATCACCCTCGCCGCGGTCATCGTGGTGACGTTGCTGGTGGTGGCGTTCGTCATCGCCCAGTTGATGGGGTGGCTGACCAGCTTCTGA
- a CDS encoding DUF4383 domain-containing protein: MSRQPIEATRTPVQTAALATGVVFLLVGIAGFIPGITTDYDALSFAGHHSGAKLLGIFEVSVLHNIVHLLFGVAGLALARTAAGARGYLVGGGVVYLVLFLYGLVIDHDSAANFVPVNEADNWLHLGLALGMIALGLGLSRRVIPRDGRSV; encoded by the coding sequence ATGTCCCGACAGCCCATCGAGGCGACCCGCACCCCCGTCCAGACCGCCGCGCTCGCCACGGGCGTGGTGTTCCTGCTGGTCGGCATAGCGGGGTTCATCCCCGGAATCACCACCGACTACGACGCGCTCAGCTTCGCCGGCCACCACTCGGGCGCGAAGCTGCTCGGCATCTTCGAGGTGTCCGTCCTGCACAACATCGTCCACCTGCTGTTCGGCGTCGCGGGTCTCGCCCTGGCCCGGACGGCGGCCGGAGCCCGCGGCTACCTGGTGGGTGGCGGAGTCGTGTACCTCGTCCTGTTCTTGTACGGCCTGGTCATCGACCACGACAGCGCGGCCAACTTCGTGCCTGTCAACGAGGCCGACAACTGGCTCCACCTGGGCCTGGCGCTCGGCATGATCGCCCTGGGCCTGGGTCTGAGCCGTCGCGTGATCCCGCGTGACGGCCGGAGCGTGTGA
- a CDS encoding NAD-dependent epimerase/dehydratase family protein: MRIVVTGATGNVGTALLRRLASEPDVQVHGISRRPPAPVPPYDVEWTPVDLSRDGAEEPLTDVFRGADAVVHLAWRIQPAHDADTLYRTNVAGSERVFAAVREAGVPHLVHLSSVGAYSPAVKSRTVDEHWPTCGVSSSLYSVHKADVERRLDRVEREDAGLTVSRLRPALILQPDAAAEIKRYFLGPLVPSALFRVTLPLLPLPKQLVLQFVHADDVADALALVLRRRLSGALNLAADPVVTPQVLAEVLRTRHVPLPPSVLRGLASLTWRLRLQPTSPGWVDLALATPVLDTSRARDELGWVPRHEARRVLSDLVDGMARREGEPASPALRP, encoded by the coding sequence ATGAGGATCGTCGTGACCGGAGCGACCGGCAACGTGGGCACCGCTCTGCTGCGCAGGCTCGCTTCCGAACCGGATGTCCAAGTGCACGGGATCTCGCGCCGCCCGCCCGCACCCGTGCCGCCGTACGACGTCGAGTGGACCCCGGTGGACCTCTCCCGCGACGGCGCGGAAGAGCCCCTGACGGACGTCTTCCGAGGCGCGGACGCGGTGGTGCACCTGGCGTGGCGGATCCAGCCTGCCCACGACGCGGACACGCTGTACCGGACCAACGTGGCGGGTAGCGAACGCGTGTTCGCCGCGGTCCGCGAAGCCGGGGTGCCGCACCTCGTCCACCTGTCGTCGGTCGGCGCGTACTCCCCGGCGGTCAAGAGCCGGACCGTGGACGAGCACTGGCCCACCTGCGGGGTGTCGAGTTCGCTCTACAGCGTGCACAAGGCCGACGTGGAGCGGCGGCTCGACCGGGTCGAGCGGGAGGACGCCGGGCTGACGGTCTCCCGCCTGCGGCCGGCGCTGATCCTGCAACCCGACGCCGCCGCGGAGATCAAGCGATACTTCCTGGGCCCGCTGGTCCCGTCGGCGCTGTTCCGGGTCACGTTGCCGCTGCTGCCGCTGCCGAAGCAGCTGGTGCTCCAGTTCGTGCACGCCGACGACGTGGCCGACGCGCTGGCGCTGGTGCTGCGGCGCAGGCTGTCGGGCGCGCTCAACCTGGCCGCCGATCCGGTCGTCACGCCGCAGGTGCTCGCGGAAGTCCTGCGCACCAGGCACGTTCCGCTTCCCCCGTCCGTTCTGCGCGGACTGGCGTCGCTCACCTGGCGGTTGCGCCTGCAACCAACTTCACCCGGTTGGGTGGACCTCGCGCTCGCCACACCGGTGCTGGACACGTCACGTGCACGCGATGAACTCGGTTGGGTGCCGCGCCATGAAGCCCGTCGGGTCCTGAGCGATCTGGTGGACGGCATGGCACGCCGGGAGGGTGAGCCCGCCAGCCCCGCGCTCAGGCCGTGA